ACTCAGATAATGGTATTAAAAGCATGGCCCAGCACTCAGGAGCATGGCAAATGTCAACACTCTAGATCCGATATCAAAAGCATTACTCGAAGCCACAATCTTTTCTCAATCTCGTATCCTTATCTTCAAGTACAACATTTCATATCCAAGTGAATACTCCAAAAGTCATGGTTCTCGCCTTGAAATTTTAATAGGATTTATGCCCATCAAAAAAAATTTAGACATCTTGAATTCTTGATAGATCATCCGTCAAACAAACTAACAGATGTTACCAAGATAAATAAACAATATTAAATATAAACAATGATAGTTATAAACAAAATAAAGCACATCTTAACTGAATGTATAAATTAGTACTTGAGCCTCTAAAGATAATATACCAATACAACCATTAAAAGATACAGAAACCTCTCGCCTTTCTGCCAAAACTCATCAGGTATACAAAAGTTAGAAActacaaaaataaaatcattgaaGCCAATATATATACAACTGAATTTGCAATGCGAATAGAGTCAGACTATCACAATATACAGCAAAAGTTTTCCATTTAACAACTATTTTTTACTTCATTCAACAACATAACATGCAGACAAACCATCATAACAAACTAGGCAACATGCTCATACAGAAAGTTACAATTACTTAGGTTTTAAACACATCCATACAATCACATAAAAAATGtacatatttatatcattttttaaaatttttatctctgTTCTTCTGGAACTTGTAATGGGCCTGCTGCTTAACAAATGACTTAAAAGATTCTCTTAATCTCTTGATGCAACTCATTTATCAAAAGCTGTGAAGACAAAAAGAAGCCACTCACTCAAGAGCCTGAGATCAGATACATAACAGGAAGGACTGATGAAGTATTATTCAATCATCCTATATTCTATTATTTTCAAAGGTATCAAGAACTGGACAGGTCAAATGTGCAATCATAGTGAATGTCAAACAAGAATAGACATGAATGGGTTTTTGATAGGCATGACATTATTTCAACTTCAATAGTAGTTATATAAGGCACTTAAATGAGTACAATGCTATACAAAAGGTGAGTTAATAGTAGAAAACAGATTCCACATTACCACTAGGATAATTAGTTCACACTTAGTAATCAAAACGTTTCTAGTCAAAGTAAGTTCTAGAAGTTTATGTATAATTCAATGAGCTAGGTGCTCATTCTGTGCAACATAGAATACCCATGTAACAGCAGTATAATAAACTACAGCAACTACAGGGGAACAGGAAAATGTGACTCATTTGTTACTGTCACAGCATTTATTGCTGCACATCATGCTAGTATATAGCAAATGCAAAAAGATTTATGATAATGCGACACACAGAGAAGTAATCCACTGTCTTATATCTTCCAAAATGGCTATTCAAGTATTCATGTACAAGTGTTAAATTAGATTTTTTTGGCAAAAAAAGTGATATCCTATTATTTCTATGTGCAGTGTGAAACAAAGTTTTGTACAGTGGTACTCACTCACcttatcttcttccttctcttcaccTTCATTTGGTGCACCCTCGTTATCTTTGTTCACCTCAGGTGATGGCACCTCATCCTGCTCTGCCTGCTTTTCGGTTGCAATAGTCTTATCATCAGCATTAAGAACTTCTTCCTTTTCCCTACCAACATGAAAGGGTTCGCAGTTAAAACGAAATGTTACAGAAATAACAAGCTAATATTATAAGGTTCCCCTCACTATACATCCTAAGAGTGAGTAATCAAGTCTCACTGTGCAATATCATCATCAGTTGCAGCTCCCCAGTTTCCACGGCCAGCTCCACTGCGTTTCATCTCATACCCACGGCCTGTTCCACTCCGCCGATCGTACATCCTCCGTGGAGGACGTTCAGAGTCATCTACAGCCTCCCCATTCCTGTATCCACCACGTCCACCATATCCACCGCGACGTCCACCACTGAACGGTTGACGCGGCGGCCGATCCCTCTCCTGAAGCCTACCAGCGTCACCATCTTCACCTCCTCCCGCACCATCAGCACCTTCATACACTCGAGAAGCTCCACCGGTGTTCCCATTTCCAAAATCACGATTTTGACTCATCGGACCTCCTCGTCCACCCCTACCACGGACGGGGCCACCTCGGCCAGCCCCGCCACGCACTGCCCCAGTATTACTCCTCGCATCCCTTACCTCTCTCACTGCAAGATCAAATAGGATCCGATCAGATAAGCACTATGGCAAGGCGCAAATCGTATTTCAACCGGAGAAATAACGCACAAAACACGCAGCTTTAAAGCAGACAAACACGTCCGAGGCAAGAAGCTTCACAAGAAACAAGATAAGTTCCAGATTTGCACGGAAACTACGACAAAAGAAACTCATTTTTTCCCATAAGACGAATTCAACCAGATCAACGAGACCGACCGGCTTGAGCAGGAGGGAGAGGCTTGGTCGGAAGCTTAGCCGGCGCGTGAGGTGCGGCGGCGGCAGGGGCAGTGGGCTTCTTGGAGGCGATCTTCTGCTGATGGGCGGCGATGAGTTGCGTTGGGTCCTCGCTGTCGTCGTCTCCGAGGAGATCGAAGGGGTTAATGCTGGCCATCTCCGCAAAAGAATCTTCAAGCGCCGGGGTCAGATAGGCCTTAGAGAAACAAAGAACTAGAAGAACACCAATCTCCGCGCCTCGACGATCTCCATGGGAATCCTAGAATCGGCGGCAAGATGTCTCGATTGAGCCGAATAAAGCAGGTTTCGGTGGAAGGGGCGGAGAGAGTGCAGATAAGCGACGCAAAAAACCCTAGCCGCCACGCCTGGGATTTACTTACCATATATATTTCGGTAATTAAATGACCAAGATAGCCATTGCTTGCAGGCTTCTTAACCAGATTACTTCCTCGTATAAGATGATAACCATGGGTTTTTTAGTCATAAAAAAAGATGTTTCATCGGGCCGACGCCGGTGGGATTCTTACGGTTCGCGTCGCGAGACAAGGGAATGCTCGTGGCAAGAAAATCTAGACCGTTATATTATGATCGTGCGGACGAGATCCGTTTAAATCTACGTTCGCGTCTCGTGGCGCGACAGGTTTGGTCGTCCACGGATGAGACGGTTGTCTCAACGGTGGCGATTGTTTTACTACATTATTGTGACATGTATTCTTTGTCTTCATTAATATGGGCCCCCAGAATGACCCATTAAGTCGGCCCTTAGAGGTAATCCAGTAAGATCTTGGGGAATCGTAGGTGATTTAGACGGGGGCAGTGAAGCATAGGAGGCCATCGAAAGGCCTACCGCTCAGTGTTCACGTCACTTAACTGGTCCGGCGAATAGTGTGTGAAGTCTCTCCTTGGAGACACCATGACGGTCATCGAGCCCGGTATGATGTTTCTCTCCGCACATCCTTTGCGCTTCTTCCAGTTTCATGTTCTCAGTTGTATGTTGAGGAGAATGATCCTGACAGCAGTGCGTCTTTGTTTCATGTTGATTTGCTCTAGATCCGGTTCTTGAGGAGAATCCCATAGCCAACAACGTGAATGTGGAGGGCTCGGTGGAAGAAAAGGAACGCCTTCTTGATGGAGGATTTGTAGTCCTCGGCAGCAACGCCTGTGGTCATTCCTTCAGGTATATGTCACCTTCTGTCTTCCTCGTCACGAACCACGGTTTTGATTTTGGTATCATCTGGTCCCGATGCTTATGGATAAATATATCTTCATCATCCATAAATGGTTTGTGATTGATGTAAGATTAGGTCACCTTCTTCAGGTATatgtcaccttcttcttcttcttcttcttcttcttcttcttcttcctaacCGGTTCCTGTTTTCATGGTGATGCGGGGACTATGAGAAAGAGAGCGAAAGAAGAGCAACAGTGGAAGAGTTCTACCGTGTCAATCACATCTACCAAACATATGCTATATGGATTTGTCTTATAC
The DNA window shown above is from Musa acuminata AAA Group cultivar baxijiao chromosome BXJ2-4, Cavendish_Baxijiao_AAA, whole genome shotgun sequence and carries:
- the LOC135610041 gene encoding RGG repeats nuclear RNA binding protein A-like, with amino-acid sequence MASINPFDLLGDDDSEDPTQLIAAHQQKIASKKPTAPAAAAPHAPAKLPTKPLPPAQAVREVRDARSNTGAVRGGAGRGGPVRGRGGRGGPMSQNRDFGNGNTGGASRVYEGADGAGGGEDGDAGRLQERDRPPRQPFSGGRRGGYGGRGGYRNGEAVDDSERPPRRMYDRRSGTGRGYEMKRSGAGRGNWGAATDDDIAQEKEEVLNADDKTIATEKQAEQDEVPSPEVNKDNEGAPNEGEEKEEDKEMTLEEYEKVREEKRKALLAMKNEERKVEIDEELQSMKQLSVKKGNDDVFVKLGSDKDIGKKKENIDRDERSKKSMSINEFLKPTEGERNRGGRGRGRGRGGRGQFGSGFGGEGSTFAAAAAPSIEDPGQFPTLGGK